In Schizosaccharomyces osmophilus chromosome 1, complete sequence, the genomic window gtatACAAGCAAGCAATGGCACAGAAACCAGCCCTTTAGCGAAAGATATACGCTAATTGAAGATCTAAGGATCACAGGAATTGGATTATAACTTACAGTAAGCTTCTCAATGCAGGTCGTTCAGTATCCCTTAGGATGAAGCTCTGTAACGAACAATGAGTTGCACAGAGTAAACCACAATCTAATATAAGcaattcattcaaatttatttacaatttttGCTTTACATATCCTTCAAATTGTATTCATATACCATTTATACATTTGGCATGTATTTATTGATTACTGAAGTATTGTGCAGTACGTGTAAGCAACGGTTGtttggatgaaaagaaatgttaCCTGacattgtttacattcaaGAGACAAACAAGTAACGGTGAAGAAAtactgaagaaaacaaagtaaactTGCACCCTTAACACATAAACGGCATTGTGTCAAAATTCGAAAGGTTTGAATATAATAAGGCTTATATTTCATTGACTTGATCTTTTGGAGGCGTCTTGCATCGTCTTGTGCGAGTTTTTATGTACTCTCACTTACTATGACCGATAATTACAAAATCCTAGAATGCATTGGACATGGAAGCTTTGGCAGGATATACAAGGTTCAAAGGCTTTCTGACGGAGTACTTCTAGCTCAGAAAGAAATTccttttggaaacatcAGTAGGCAAGAGAAGCAGCACGTTGCAGATGAAGTGAATATCCTTCGACATCTGAAGCATCCAAATATCGTTCAGTATTGTGGCGAGGATATTAACAGACTTACTCAAGTAATTAACATTTATATGGAATACTGTGATCGTGGTGATTTGGCAAAGCAcattgaaatttataaagaagagaaaaagagatttcCAGAGCATCAAGTACTTCGCTTCTTTACCCAACTTTTACTCGCCTTGTACAGGTGTCATTATGGTAGAGATGCTCCTGTTACGGAGAACCAATGGATGAACGAAAGCCATATTCCTAACCAGTATGTCTTGCATCGAGATATTAAGCCTGCCAATGTGTTTCTTGATGAAGACAATTCGGTAAAGTTGGGAGATTTCGGACTATCGAAATTACTGGACAATACCCGTATGTTTACACAGAGCTATGTAGGAACCCCGTACTACATGTCTCCGGAAATTATTAGAAATAATCCCTACAGTGCGAAATCGGACATATGGGCGCTTGGATGCGTTATGTTTGAAGTATGTATGCTTGGCCATCCATTTGAAGGAAGATCTTATTTAGAGttgcaaaagaatatttGCCAAGGAAATCTTTCCCACTGGGATGGTTATTATAGTGATGAGCTTTATCAACTAATTCGGCATTGTCTGGAAACTGACTGTGATGTACGCCCGACGACATTTCAGCTTTTATCTTCACCAGCATTAATGGACATTAGAAAGCAACTCGAGACGGAGCGTTTGATGAAGGATCAGTTCAAGCTTCTCCGAAAGAAGCAACAGTCCTTGAATCTACGAGAAAACGAGATTGCACTTCGAGAGCAACAGCTAGCAGCGCGTGAAAGCGAACTTGGCAACTACGTTGCGGCCAATTTGGCGCAGCAAGAGGAAGCTCTGCGTCGCGATATGGATAAACAACTAAGAGAGGTGGACAATCGTTACCAACGATATGTGCAGCAAATGGTTGGATCTATGCAGCAAATGCAGATATCAAATCCACAAATGTACGGTGCAGCGGAAGCAGCCAATGTATCTACAATGGAGATGGTTATGGACACGGCCATTGAAACAACAGCGATCCATGAACCAAAACTAAGCCTGAGCCACGTAATATTTACAGAGGTAGCACCCTCAAATATGCCAAAGAAAGCAGTAGCACCGATGCCGGAAGTACCTagcttgaagaagaaagatatGTCATCACGGGCGCTTCATACGACAGCTACGCTTATGAAGCATGCATACAAACCGCGAAGTCCTGTTGAAAAGAAGTCTGCGTCGCTTCATGACCGACATGACGTTAACCATGTGGTAGATTCGATGGCGAAATTACTGGATAGTTCTTTGCAGTGCAAGAACAAATCCGAAGAAAACACGAATGATGATTTGCATGAGATTTTACGAATGCGACGCAAAACAAGCAAAGGAATTTTCGACGACGAACAGCCGGAGACGGCGATTCTTCCGGGGTCACTTCCAGAACATGGATATGAGAGAGCGAAGCAGAGGACGAAACATGATTCGTTAGATTCTCGATACATTGAAAAGCTGGAAAAATTGCATTTACGGTATCCGACGAGCAACGGGCGACAGCCATCGAAAGTAGCGAGAACACATCATGGAAAGGCGGGATACTTGACGAAGCCGGAGCCAAAGGTGGacgaaaagagaaaaggaattcaTGAGAAGGAAGATGGAGAAGAGGTGGAAGAACCGATTTCTAATGGAGAAGATTATACGCTGCAGATGCCGAAGAAGCTGCAATTGCTAGAAGGACAAAAGCGGTCGCCGGTGAAGCAATTGGCACGGTTGAATACAAACAAGTTACGACGTTCAGGCATGGATCGACCTACGTATGGATGGGAAGAAGAGGGTTTGCCTGGGCAAATGTTAAAAAAGACATGGAATTCCCGAGTGATGCAAGCATGAAATGTGAAAGGGGaatgaattttgaaagcCAGAAAGagcca contains:
- the fin1 gene encoding serine/threonine protein kinase, NIMA related Fin1, which produces MTDNYKILECIGHGSFGRIYKVQRLSDGVLLAQKEIPFGNISRQEKQHVADEVNILRHLKHPNIVQYCGEDINRLTQVINIYMEYCDRGDLAKHIEIYKEEKKRFPEHQVLRFFTQLLLALYRCHYGRDAPVTENQWMNESHIPNQYVLHRDIKPANVFLDEDNSVKLGDFGLSKLLDNTRMFTQSYVGTPYYMSPEIIRNNPYSAKSDIWALGCVMFEVCMLGHPFEGRSYLELQKNICQGNLSHWDGYYSDELYQLIRHCLETDCDVRPTTFQLLSSPALMDIRKQLETERLMKDQFKLLRKKQQSLNLRENEIALREQQLAARESELGNYVAANLAQQEEALRRDMDKQLREVDNRYQRYVQQMVGSMQQMQISNPQMYGAAEAANVSTMEMVMDTAIETTAIHEPKLSLSHVIFTEVAPSNMPKKAVAPMPEVPSLKKKDMSSRALHTTATLMKHAYKPRSPVEKKSASLHDRHDVNHVVDSMAKLLDSSLQCKNKSEENTNDDLHEILRMRRKTSKGIFDDEQPETAILPGSLPEHGYERAKQRTKHDSLDSRYIEKLEKLHLRYPTSNGRQPSKVARTHHGKAGYLTKPEPKVDEKRKGIHEKEDGEEVEEPISNGEDYTLQMPKKLQLLEGQKRSPVKQLARLNTNKLRRSGMDRPTYGWEEEGLPGQMLKKTWNSRVMQA